The genomic DNA agaaccccaactctctcagcctgtccccgtAGCAGAGGGGTGCAGGTCTGAGGGGCGCGGGTAGGGGCAGAAGGGGCTGGGGGCTTGCGAGGGGTGGCGGAACGCAGCCAGGAGGACGGTGCTTCTCGAGGGTGCTGGCCGGGGCTCCTCGGGCACCCGAGCGGGGGCTCCTCGATGCcgagctgggggtgcaggtaGGACCACCCCCGCTCtagcggcgggggccgggctccccggggcgggggcgggggcgctGGGAGGGCTCGGGGAGGCGCCGTCCCTCCCCTGGGCAGTTTCTCGGCGAAGCCCTTTAATAGCGGagccgcccccggcccctccccgcTGGAGCCGGCCCGTGCGGCACGgcgcggccggggccggggccgtgGGGCGCAGCTCGGGCCATggcggggggcggcggaggGGCTGCCGGCCGGGCCCGGCTGCTGGCCGTGCTGCTGGCGGGGCTGCTCGGCGGGGCGCGGGGTTTCGGCGACGAGGAGGAGCGGCGGTGCGACGCCATCCGCATCGCCATGTGCCAGAACCTGGGCTACAATGTCACCAAGATGCCCAACCTGGTGGGACACGAGTTGCAGGCGGACGCGGAGCTGCAGCTCACCACCTTCACCCCGCTCATCCAGTACGGCTGCTCCAGCCAGCTCCAGGTGGGCCGGGGCGCCGGGGGTCCCCTTTGTGCGTGGCCGGGGTGGGAGAGTGGGGTGGGAGGACTGGACCAGCTGTcaccccccatccccatcctcatcctcatcctcatcccctgGGCTCGGTCCAAAGAAAAGCCAAGCGAAAAGTCCCGCCGGGTTGAGCGCCGTTCCTCGGTGGCTGGGACGGGCTCGTTCATCGCGGTGCGGAGGGGCAGCGGCGGGCTGtcccggcggcggggagcggagctTCGGGCGTTGTACCCGGGGTGTTGCGCCCCTCTTAGCTGAGAACCCaagggagctgctcctgggagctgctggctggtggGAACCTCCTCCGAGGCTTCCAGCGCAGGAGTTTCTTTCCCAGGCGAATGGTGAGATCCTGGTCCTCCCCACGGGCATGGATTTcatcaaacaaaaaccagcttgTTTCTTGGGACAGAGCTCCCGAAGTAGCACGCAATCTCGCTTACACTGTCGCGTCACCAAATTGCGATTATTCGAAAAGCGGAGGAAGCTACAATGTTTTATTACTGTTACATATGTGACCTTAtggtaaaagaaaaacccaTTCTTTTAGGAGGATCGTGAACCAAAGTGATTCAATAAAATGcctttccttctgtttgtttgttagcTGTAATATCCAGGCAGTGCCCAGaacaaatatatgtatttgtttaaaccgcttcagtttggttttttgctttcctaAATTGCACCCTTGAGGTTTAGATCTGGCTAAATCCCACTCGCTTTATTGAAACTGATGGGCTAAATATACATGGAGCTAATCTAGGGAGTAAAATGTTCAAGCTTTGGCTTCGGACCACATTTGAACTGAAAGAAGACAACATTGTtaggttgttggtttttgttttgttttgtttttttctcctttgtttttattgttctcagtttatttgttttatgctGCTTCCTGTTTTTTAAGGCAAAGGACCAAATATTACTgctaaaaaggcaaaaaagagagCTTGTTATATTTTAACCTGTTCAATTTTCCCCTAACGCACCTGcgatttctgtttcttccagttCTTCCTTTGTTCGGTCTATGTCCCGATGTGCACAGAGAAGATTAACATCCCCATAGGTCCCTGCGGTGGCATGTGCCTCTCTGTCAAAAGGAGATGTGAGCCCGTTTTGAAAGAATTTGGATTTGCCTGGCCGGACAGCCTTAACTGCAGCAAATTCCCACCCCAGAACGATCACAACCACATGTGCATGGAGGGCCCAGGAGATGAAGAGGTTCCCCTTCACAGCAAGACCTCCCTCCAGCCCGGAGAAGAGTGCCACAGCATGGGATCTAACTCGGAGCAGTACATCTGGGTGAAGAGGAGCTTGAACTGTGTCCTCAAGTGTGGCTACGACGCTGGTCTCTACAGCAGGTCAGCCAAGGAATTCACGGATATCTGGATGGCTGTGTGGGCCAGTCTTTGCTTCATCTCCACTGCCTTCACAGTCCTGACCTTCCTGATTGATTCATCCAGGTTTTCCTACCCGGAGCGCCCAATCATATTTTTGAGCATGTGCTACAATATTTATAGCATTGCTTATATTGTGAGGCTAACTGTGGGCCGGGAAAGGATATCCTGTGATTTTGAAGAGGCAGCAGAACCTGTTCTTATCCAAGAAGGTCTTAAGAACACAGGATGTGCTATAATTTTCTTACTGATGTATTTTTTCGGGATGGCTAGCTCCATCTGGTGGGTTATTCTCACATTGACGTGGTTTCTGGCTGCCGGACTCAAGTGGGGCCATGAAGCTATAGAAATGCACAGCTCTTATTTCCATATTGCAGCCTGGGCTATCCCCGCCGTGAAGACCATCGTCATTTTGATTATGAGACTAGTAGATGCGGACGAGCTCACCGGTCTGTGCTACGTTGGGAACCAGAACCTAGATGCGCTGACAGGCTTTGTTGTCGCTCCGCTTTTTACGTACCTGGTCATTGGGACTTTATTCATTGCAGCAGGACTGGTGGCCTTATTTAAAATCAGGTCTAATCTTCAGAAAGATGGAACTAAAACAGACAAACTAGAAAGGCTGATGGTCAAAATCGGTGTTTTTTCGGTGCTGTACACCGTCCCAGCGACATGTGTCATCGCCTGTTATTTCTACGAAATCTCCAACTGGGCCATTTTCCGCTATTCGGCAGATGATTCCAATATGGCAGTGGAGATGCTCAAAATCTTCATGTCCCTCCTGGTGGGGATTACGTCAGGTATGTGGATCTGGTCAGCCAAAACTCTGCACACGTGGCAGAAGTGCTCCAACAGACTGGTGAACTCAGGGAAAGTGAAACGGGAGAAGAGAGCGGACGGTTGGGTGAAACCTGGGAAAGGGAACGAGACCGTGGTATGAGGAAAGGACAGCACCCCGATGGTCCGACTGCTCCCCTGTGGAGGACTGATCGCGTGTAAGCATTGCCGTGAAAATGTTGGGAGCAGAGTAGGGAGACGGTTACACGACCTGTCTCTgggggatggaaaaaaaaaaagccttaaagaataaacagcaaaaagatCACACTGCAGATACAATAGCCATAAATCATGCTGCCCGAAATAGGAAAGCCCAGAGAGGCTTTAAAAGCTGTGAAATATCTAAACATGtcgtcttcctttttttttgtaaagcagGATGCAACGTACTGAAGTCTTTGGAAGGTGAGGGACTGTAGTCCACACCCATGggatgttgttttctttttcttatagCTGATGGAGGAAAGGTGGTCCAGGGCCAAATTCTGGGCTGATGTAGGGTCCAGTTATCAGAAGGTGGAGCACCCAGGACCTCAGTTAGCTGCCTTTTTCTGTGTTCAGCATCATGAAGGAGGTGCTTGCCGAGGCTTGTGTCTTTGTGCCCTGGGGAATTCTGTTGCTCCCATATGCTGCACAAGTCAGCCAAGGATCAGGTCCTCCAACAAATACCAAGTGGACTCTCCAGGTCTGAGAGTTACCCATAATGAGTAGGATTTAGTGAGGTATTACTGAGGATGATTCTTTAAGTTGTCTGATGGTCTAGTAATAATTTCAACGCATTCTTTTTACTGTCTGTAACCTGGTCTGAATTGAAAATTGGCTCTGTCTTGAGTGGGAATTTGGACCTCCCtaggtcccttcccacctgaaTTATTCTGTGGTCCTGtcaatatttctaattttttaaaggctttactcaAGACCATTGTCAGAAGTAGAGGAGTCAGTGGGAGCTGGGAAGCGGTGTATGGTCTTCTGCATCAGTTTTTGTTGTCCATCTGCCTCTGTTCC from Caloenas nicobarica isolate bCalNic1 chromosome 1, bCalNic1.hap1, whole genome shotgun sequence includes the following:
- the FZD4 gene encoding frizzled-4, with product MAGGGGGAAGRARLLAVLLAGLLGGARGFGDEEERRCDAIRIAMCQNLGYNVTKMPNLVGHELQADAELQLTTFTPLIQYGCSSQLQFFLCSVYVPMCTEKINIPIGPCGGMCLSVKRRCEPVLKEFGFAWPDSLNCSKFPPQNDHNHMCMEGPGDEEVPLHSKTSLQPGEECHSMGSNSEQYIWVKRSLNCVLKCGYDAGLYSRSAKEFTDIWMAVWASLCFISTAFTVLTFLIDSSRFSYPERPIIFLSMCYNIYSIAYIVRLTVGRERISCDFEEAAEPVLIQEGLKNTGCAIIFLLMYFFGMASSIWWVILTLTWFLAAGLKWGHEAIEMHSSYFHIAAWAIPAVKTIVILIMRLVDADELTGLCYVGNQNLDALTGFVVAPLFTYLVIGTLFIAAGLVALFKIRSNLQKDGTKTDKLERLMVKIGVFSVLYTVPATCVIACYFYEISNWAIFRYSADDSNMAVEMLKIFMSLLVGITSGMWIWSAKTLHTWQKCSNRLVNSGKVKREKRADGWVKPGKGNETVV